One window of the Opisthocomus hoazin isolate bOpiHoa1 unplaced genomic scaffold, bOpiHoa1.hap1 HAP1_SCAFFOLD_154, whole genome shotgun sequence genome contains the following:
- the PC gene encoding LOW QUALITY PROTEIN: pyruvate carboxylase, mitochondrial (The sequence of the model RefSeq protein was modified relative to this genomic sequence to represent the inferred CDS: inserted 1 base in 1 codon; deleted 5 bases in 3 codons), giving the protein MPGSLSGGALGARTPGSIFGVPKSFSGGALGALTPGSLSGGGCPDAWVPQWGGFGCPDAQVRFWGAWTPGSLNGGLSGAWTPGSVLGCPSPPSPSPPAPPPPGDQYGNVVHLHERDCSIQRRHQKVVEIAPAARLPPELRARLAHDAVRLARQVGYENAGTVEFLVDQRGDYYFIEVNSRLQVEHTVTEEITGVDLVHAQLQVAAGRSLPELGLRQESIGVNGCAIQCRVTTEDPARGFQPDTGRIEVFRSGEGMGIRLDGASAFQGALISPHYDSLLVKVVAHGPDQPAAAAKMSRALAEFRIRGVKTNIPFLQNVLAHPHFLGGAADTQFIDENPELFHLRPGQNRAQKLLHYLGHVMVNGPSTPLPVKAKAALVEPNPPPVPVGEPPAGLRAVLAREGPGGFARALRAHRGLLLTDTTFRDAHQSLLATRVRTRDLARVAPFVAHALSPLCSMETWGGATFDVAMRFLHECPWERLRELRRLVPNIPFQMLLRGANAVGYTNYPDNVVYRFCEVAAANGMDIFRVFDALNYLPNLLLGVEAAGRAGAVVEAALSYTGDVADPTRTKYTLDYYLGLARELVAAGTHVLCIKDMAGLLTPAAARLLVGALRQRFPELPPLHLHTHDTAGAAVASMLAAAEAGADVVDVAVDAMAGMTSQPSMGALVACARGTPLDTGIALEKVFEYSEYWEGARALYAAFDCTATMKSGNADVYENEIPGGQYTNLHFQAHAMGLGHKFKEVKKAYAEANKLLGDLIKVTPTSKVVGDLAQFLVQNGLSREEAEARADELSFPRSVVEFLQGHIGTPPGGFPEPLRSRVLKDLPRVEGRPGASLPPLDFEALGRELGARHGAPPGPEELLSAALYPKVYDDFRAFAASFGPVSCLGTRLFLEGPTIAEEFEVELERGKTLHIKALALGDLNAAGQREVFFELNGQLRSILVRDTQALKEMHVHPKAERGARGQVGAPMPGEVVEVRVAGGPTWPRGTPLCVLSAMKMETVVTAPXGGTVARLHVRPGMSLEGDDLIAEIE; this is encoded by the exons atgcctgggtccctCAGTGGGGGGGCTTTGGGTGCCCGGACCCCTGGGTCCATTTTTGGGGTGCCCAAGTCCTTCAGTGGGGGGGCTTTGGGTGCCCTGACTCCTGGGTCCCTCAGTGGGGGG GGGTgcccggatgcctgggtccctCAGTGGGGGGGCTTTGGGTGCCCGGATGCTCAGGTCCGTTTTTGGGGTGCCTGGACCCCTGGGTCCCTCAATGGGGGGCTCTCGGGTGCCTGGACTCCCGGGTCCGTTTTGGGgtgccccagccccccctccccgagcccacccgcccccccccccccaggggaccAGTACGGGAACGTCGTCCACCTGCACGAGCGCGACTGCTCCATCCAGCGCCGGCACCAGAAGGTGGTGGAGATcgccccggccgcccgcctgCCCCCCGAGCTCCGCGCCCGCCTGGCCCACGACGCCGTCCGCCTCGCCCGCCAG GTGGGCTACGAGAACGCGGGGACGGTGGAGTTCCTGGTGGACCAGCGCGGGGATTACTACTTCATCGAGGTGAACTCCCGGCTCCAGGTGGAACACACGGTCACCGAGGAGATCACGGG cgtgGACCTGGTCCACGCGCAGCTGCAGGTGGCGGCGGGGCGGTCgctgccggagctggggctgcgcCAGGAGAGCATCGGGGTCAACGGCTGCGCCATCCAGTGCCGCGTCACCACCGAGGACCCCGCCCGCGGCTTCCAGCCCGACACTGGGCGCATCGAg GTGTTCCGCAGCGGCGAGGGGATGGGGATCCGGCTGGACGGGGCCTCGGCCTTCCAGGGGGCCCTGATCTCCCCCCACTACGACTCGCTGCTGGTGAAGGTGGTGGCCCACGGCCCCGACCAGCCGGCGGCCGCCGCCAAGATGAGCCGGGCCCTGGCCGAGTTCCGCATCCGCGGCGTCAAG ACCAACATCCCCTTCCTGCAGAACGTCCTGGCCCACCCCCACTTCTTGGGGGGCGCGGCCGACACCCAGTTCATCGACGAGAACCCCGAGCTCTTCCACCTGCGGCCCGGCCAGAATCGGGCCCAGAAGCTGCTCCACTACCTgg gtcacGTGATGGTGAacggccccagcacccccctcccGGTGAAGGCCAAGGCGGCGCTGGTGGAGCCCaacccccccccggtgcccgtgggtgagc CCCCTGCAGGGCTCCGGGCCGTGCTGGCGCGGGAGGGCCCGGGGGGCTTCGCCCGGGCGCTGCGGGCGCACCGGGGGCTGCTGCTGACCGACACCACCTTCCGCGACGCCCACCAATCCCTGCTGGCCACCCGCGTCCGCACCCGCGACCTGGCCCGCGTCGCGCCCTTCGTCGCCCACGCCCTCAGCCCCCTCTGCAGCATGGAGACCTGGGGAG GCGCCACCTTCGACGTGGCGATGCGGTTCCTGCACGAGTGCCCCtgggagcggctgcgggagctgcggcgcCTGGTGCCCAACATCCCCTTCCAGATGCTGCTGCGCGGCGCCAACGCCGTCGGCTACACCAACTACCCCGACAACGTCGTCTACCG cttctGCGAGGTAGCGGCGGCCAACGGCATGGACATCTTCCGCGTCTTCGACGCCCTCAACTACCTCCCCAACCTTCTGCTGGGGGTGGAGGCGGCCGGGCGCGCT GGGGCGGTGGTGGAGGCCGCCCTGTCCTACACGGGCGACGTGGCCGACCCCACCCGCACCAAGTACACCCTGGACTACTACCTGGGGCTGGCCCGCGAGCTGGTGGCCGCCGGCACCCACGTCCTCTGCATCAAg gacatGGCGGGGCTGCTGACCCCCGCGGCCGCGCGGCTGCTGGTGGGGGCCCTGCGCCAGCGCTTCCCCGAGCTCCCTCCGCTGCACCTCCACACCCACGACACGGCCGGCGCCGCCGTCGCCTCCATGctggcggccgccgaggccggcgccgacgTGGTGGACGTGGCCGTGGACGCCATGGCCGGCATGACCTCCCAGCCCAGCATGGGCGCCCTGGTGGCCTGCGCCCGCGGGACCCCCCTCGACACCG gcatCGCGCTGGAGAAGGTCTTTGAGTACAGCGAGTACTGGGAGGGGGCGCGGGCGCTCTACGCCGCCTTCGACTGCACGGCCACCATGAAGTCGGGCAACGCGGACGTCTACGAGAACGAGATCCCGGGGGGACAATACACCAACCTCCACTTCCAGGCCCACGCCATGGGGCTGGGCCACAAGTTCAAGGAGGTCAAGAAGGCCTACGCTGAGGCCAACAAGCTCCTGGGGGACCTCATcaag GTGACGCCGACCTCGAAGGTGGTGGGGGACCTGGCGCAGTTCCTGGTGCAGAACGGGCTCTCGCGGGAGGAGGCGGAGGCGCGGGCGGACGAGCTCTCCTTCCCCCGCTCCGTCGTGGAGTTCCTGCAGGGCCACatcgggacccccccggggggctTCCCCGAGCCCCTCCGCTCCCGG gtgctGAAGGACCTCCCCCGCGTCGAGGGGCGCCCGGGGGCCTCCCTGCCCCCCCTGGACTTCGAGGCGCTGGGGCGGGAGCTGGGGGCGCGGCAcggggccccccccggccccgaggAGCTGCTCTCGGCCGCGCTCTACCCCAAAGTCTACGACGACTTCCGGGCCTTCGCCGCCAGCTTCGGCCCCGTCTCCTGCCTGGGCACCCGCCTCTTCCTCGAGGGGCCCACCATCGCCGAGGAGTTCGAG GTGGAGCTGGAGCGGGGGAAGACGCTGCACATCAAGGCGCTGGCGCTGGGGGACCTGAACGCCGCTGGGCAGCGGGAGGTCTTCTTCGAGCTCAACGGGCAGCTGCGCTCCATCCTGGTCAGAGACACCCAGGCGCTCAag gagatgCACGTGCACCCCaaggcggagcgg ggggcgcggggccaggTGGGGGCCCCGATGCCgggggaggtggtggaggtgCGCGTG GCCGGGGGTCCCACGTGGCCAAGGGGGACCCCCCTGTGCGTCCTCAGCGCCATGAAGATGGAGACGGTGGTGACGGCCC TGGGGGGCACGGTCGCCCGCCTCCACGTCCGGCCCGGGATGAGCCTCGAGGGCGACGACCTCATCGCCGAAATCGAGTAG
- the LOC142359983 gene encoding LOW QUALITY PROTEIN: putative transcription factor Ovo-like 1 (The sequence of the model RefSeq protein was modified relative to this genomic sequence to represent the inferred CDS: inserted 1 base in 1 codon; deleted 1 base in 1 codon), with translation MPRAFLVKKPRVATAERNWSELPDERRAEIYVPICLGGCPLRRDPEPAVGEAPASPASPLDMTLPPRPPAPPTAPFLHPKGKVPPGPHRRPPPPGLPLGAGGPRGGAAAGGVPGGPELFSCPVCQKSFGFQRLLTRHLKCHSEVKRHLCPYCGKGFNDTFDLKRHVRTHTGVRPYKCXLCEKAFTQRCSLESHLKKIHGVAQRYAYKERRAKLYVCEECGGTADSQDAHLAHLRQRHPHSPLLAKLARKAAPRRAPPPGWPRPLGGHAHLGRWGGRGRCHLSPTSLSPPWGSGCGQNGDETPLSCR, from the exons ATGCCCCGCGCCTTCCTGGTGAAGAAGCCGCGCGTGGCCACGGCCGAGCGGAACTGGAGCGAGCTCCCGGACGAGCGGCGGGCCGAGATCTACGTGCCCA TTTGCCTGGGGGGGTGCCCCCTGCGCAGAGACCCCGAG CCGGCGGTGGGGGAGGCGCCCGCGTCCCCCGCGTCCCCCCTCGACATGAcgctgcccccccggccccccgccccccccacggCCCCCTTCCTGCACCCCAAGGGCAAG GTACCGCCGGGGCCCCACCGtcgcccccctcccccgggcctCCCGCTGGGtgcggggggtccccgggggggtgccgcggccgggggggtcccgggggggccggAGCTCTTCTCCTGCCCCGTGTGCCAGAAGAGCTTCGGGTTCCAGCGCCTGCTGACGCGGCACCTCAAGTGCCACAGCGAGGTGAAGCGGCACCTCTGCCCCTACTGCGGGAAGGGCTTCAACGACACCTTCGACCTCAAGCGGCACGTCCGGACCCACACCG gcGTGCGGCCCTACAAGT AGCTGTGCGAGAAGGCCTTCACGCAGCGCTGCTCGCTGGAGTCGCACCTGAAGAAGATCCACGGCGTGGCCCAGCGCTACGCCTACAAGGAGCGGCGCGCCAAGCTCTACGTCTGCGAGGAGTGCGGCGGCACGGCCGACAGCCAGGACGCCCACCTGGCCCACCTGCGCCAGCGccacccccacagccccctcctcgCCAAGCTGGCTCGCAAGGCTGCGCCGCGGCGAGCCCCGCCCCCCGGATGGCCCCGCCCCCTAGGGGGGCACGCCCacttggggaggtggggggggagggggcgttGTCATCTCTCCCCcacctccctttcccctccttggGGGTCGGGGTGTGGCCAGAATGGGGACGAAACGCCACTTTCCTGCCGCTAG
- the LOC142359982 gene encoding uncharacterized protein LOC142359982 — MAAPGPAGSRWIPPDPARSPGRCRGQITQGRSPGAPDPREGFSAGSQIPSHFGHQIPESLGGVGAGSQIPAGFDAGSQISDPRSQVGFDAGSQIPVGCGAGSQIPGRFLCQIPGRIWCQIPDPRSDLVTDPRSQVGLGTGSQIPGQFWCWIPDLQLVLVPDPRCPVKFGARSQIPGQVLCWIPVPRSGLVPDPRSQVRFWCWIPDPRSGLVPDPRSQVRFGAGSQISSRFWH, encoded by the exons ATGGCGGCCCCCGGTCCCGCCGGATCCCGCTGGATCCCACCGGATCCTGCCCGATCCCCGGGGCGATGCCGAGGCCAGATCACGCAGGGACGGTCACCTGGGGCACCGGATCCCAGGGAGGGGTTCAGTGCCGGATCCCAGATTCCCAGTCACTTTGGGCACCAGATCCCCGAATCCCTGGGGGGTGTTGGCGCTGGATCCCAGATCCCGGCTGGATTTGATGCTGGATCCCAAATATCAG ATCCCAGATCCCAGGTTGGATTTGATGCCGGATCCCAGATCCCAGTTGGATGTGGTGCTGGATCCCAGATCCCAGGTCGATTTTTATGCCAGATCCCAGGTCGTATTTGGTGCCAGATCCCAGATCCCAGGTCAGATTTGGTGACGGATCCCAGATCCCAGGTCGGTCTGGGCACTGGATCCCAGATCCCTGGGCAGTTTTGGTGCTGGATCCCAGATCTCCAGTTGGTTTTGGTGCCAGATCCCAGATGTCCGGTCAAGTTTGGCGCCAGATCCCAAATCCCAGGTCAGGTTTTGTGCTGGATCCCAGTTCCCAGGTCGGGTTTGGTGCCAGATCCCAGATCCCAGGTCAGGTTTTGGTGCTGGATCCCAGATCCCAGGTCAGGTTTGGTGCCAGATCCCAGATCCCAGGTCAGGTTTGGTGCCGGATCCCAGATCTCCAGTCGATTTTGGCACTGA